One Phycisphaera mikurensis NBRC 102666 DNA window includes the following coding sequences:
- the fliP gene encoding flagellar type III secretion system pore protein FliP (The bacterial flagellar biogenesis protein FliP forms a type III secretion system (T3SS)-type pore required for flagellar assembly.), protein MSRLLRPFLVLAALALALALALAAAPASAQDVNPVSLLEQAGSLLPGEPGADEGPRLDTTVSILLLLTVLSLAPAVLVMCTCFTRIVIVLGLLRQAMGTAALPPTQVITGLALLLTFLVMAPAFERVRQEALVPYQAGEITQLQAWENAKQPLRDFMFDQIDHADNWDGVYMMLEYQGVDLSEPENLVRGDVDMLALVPAFVLSELKIAFLMGFRLYLPFLIIDMVISSILISMGMMMLPPVLISLPFKLLLFVLVDGWRLVVGGLLESFKVAGVSG, encoded by the coding sequence TTGAGCCGCCTCCTGCGCCCGTTCCTGGTCCTCGCGGCCCTCGCCCTCGCCCTCGCCCTCGCCCTCGCCGCCGCGCCCGCTTCCGCGCAGGACGTCAACCCCGTGAGCCTGCTGGAGCAGGCGGGGAGCCTGCTGCCCGGCGAGCCGGGCGCGGACGAGGGCCCCCGCCTGGACACGACCGTGAGCATCCTGCTCCTGCTCACGGTGCTCTCCCTCGCCCCCGCGGTGCTGGTGATGTGCACCTGCTTCACGCGGATCGTGATCGTGCTCGGCCTGCTCCGCCAGGCGATGGGCACCGCCGCGCTGCCGCCCACGCAGGTCATCACCGGGCTGGCCCTGCTGCTCACCTTCCTGGTGATGGCACCCGCGTTCGAGCGGGTCCGCCAGGAGGCGCTCGTGCCCTACCAGGCCGGCGAGATCACGCAGCTGCAGGCCTGGGAGAACGCGAAGCAGCCGCTGCGCGACTTCATGTTCGACCAGATCGACCACGCGGACAACTGGGACGGCGTCTACATGATGCTCGAGTACCAGGGCGTCGACCTCTCCGAGCCGGAGAACCTGGTCCGCGGCGACGTCGACATGCTCGCGCTGGTGCCCGCCTTCGTGCTCTCGGAGCTGAAGATCGCTTTCCTGATGGGCTTCCGGCTGTACCTGCCGTTCCTCATCATCGACATGGTGATCAGCAGCATCCTCATCTCGATGGGCATGATGATGCTCCCCCCGGTGCTCATCTCGCTGCCCTTCAAGCTGCTGCTGTTCGTGCTCGTCGACGGCTGGCGGCTGGTGGTGGGGGGGCTGCTGGAGAGCTTCAAGGTCGCGGGGGTGAGCGGCTAG
- a CDS encoding FliO/MopB family protein — protein MERTHSIALTAALAAGLFCAAAAGQPAADPRERMRRMAADPTPALAGPATGWDVEVGPPAGDADPAPLESTPLAPRTAASREAEALPSAGSGGSSLGGYALPTLAALGVVVGLLYGLKAVAAKVGGVTPARPSPAVEVLSRTGVGPKSQVLLVRVGARVLVVGDSAAGGLRTLAEAVDEAEVAELLRSTAAAPAGGFQALLASVGSEKADAVEDPPARAPDPLAGVKARLERLGGRA, from the coding sequence ATGGAGCGAACCCACTCGATCGCGCTCACGGCGGCCCTCGCCGCGGGCTTGTTCTGCGCGGCGGCGGCGGGCCAGCCGGCGGCCGACCCGCGCGAGCGGATGAGGCGGATGGCGGCGGACCCGACGCCGGCCCTCGCCGGGCCCGCCACCGGCTGGGACGTGGAGGTCGGCCCGCCGGCGGGGGACGCCGATCCCGCGCCGTTGGAGTCGACCCCGCTCGCCCCGCGGACCGCCGCCTCCCGGGAGGCCGAGGCGCTCCCGTCCGCGGGCTCGGGCGGCTCCTCCCTCGGCGGCTACGCCCTGCCCACGCTCGCCGCGCTCGGCGTCGTCGTCGGCTTGCTCTACGGCCTCAAGGCCGTCGCGGCGAAGGTCGGCGGCGTCACCCCCGCCCGGCCGAGCCCGGCGGTGGAGGTGCTCAGCCGCACGGGCGTCGGACCCAAGAGCCAGGTGCTGCTGGTGCGGGTCGGGGCCCGCGTGCTCGTGGTCGGCGACTCCGCCGCCGGCGGGCTGCGGACGCTCGCCGAGGCCGTCGACGAGGCCGAAGTCGCCGAGCTGCTCCGGTCCACCGCCGCCGCGCCCGCCGGCGGCTTCCAGGCTCTGCTCGCCTCGGTCGGTTCCGAGAAAGCCGACGCCGTCGAGGATCCTCCCGCCCGGGCCCCCGATCCGCTCGCGGGCGTCAAGGCTCGCCTCGAACGGCTGGGAGGCCGGGCTTGA
- the fliN gene encoding flagellar motor switch protein FliN → MSETSTPPTTDSDPIADAESALDSAEASLAALAAGEPVDDRVRAGLELLGDVELDVSIELGRTSMLVEDVLKLRDGSVVELDKLAGDPVDVFVNGRRVARGEVLVLNDNFCIRVSEVLDELPQRAAGSAVEARERRAGDGGEG, encoded by the coding sequence ATGAGCGAAACCTCCACACCCCCCACGACCGACTCCGACCCCATCGCCGACGCCGAGTCCGCGCTCGATTCCGCCGAGGCCTCGCTCGCCGCGCTCGCGGCGGGGGAGCCGGTGGACGACCGCGTGCGGGCCGGGCTGGAGCTGCTCGGCGACGTCGAGCTCGACGTCTCCATCGAGCTCGGCCGCACGTCGATGCTCGTCGAGGACGTCCTGAAGCTGCGGGACGGCTCGGTCGTCGAGCTCGACAAGCTCGCCGGCGACCCGGTCGACGTCTTCGTCAACGGCCGCCGCGTCGCCCGCGGCGAGGTGCTGGTGCTCAACGACAACTTCTGCATCCGCGTGAGCGAGGTGCTCGACGAGCTTCCGCAGCGGGCGGCCGGCTCGGCGGTGGAGGCCCGCGAGCGGCGGGCGGGGGACGGCGGGGAGGGCTGA
- a CDS encoding FliL family protein — MAEESDKSEKSGGGEEPAKKKLPLVPIIVVAAMLIGEAAVVAGMFMFLGGPAEVQADPAVTDELAEGARPLTLPVLATKFQNKKSGESFLYDVEIFATTQKKHEEDATRLLEEKKAAIQFEVMVIFRKAEPAFLREASLQTLTRQIRSVVQEAVGNVPGTDEPYFDDVILGKCTEFAEF; from the coding sequence ATGGCCGAGGAGAGCGACAAGAGCGAGAAGAGCGGCGGCGGCGAGGAGCCGGCGAAGAAGAAGCTCCCGCTGGTGCCGATCATCGTCGTCGCCGCGATGCTCATCGGCGAGGCCGCCGTCGTCGCGGGCATGTTCATGTTCCTCGGCGGCCCGGCCGAGGTGCAGGCCGACCCGGCGGTCACCGACGAGCTCGCCGAGGGCGCCCGGCCGCTCACGCTCCCGGTGCTCGCCACCAAGTTCCAGAACAAGAAGAGCGGCGAAAGCTTCCTCTACGACGTGGAGATCTTCGCGACGACTCAGAAGAAGCACGAGGAGGACGCGACCCGGCTGCTCGAGGAGAAGAAGGCCGCGATCCAGTTCGAGGTCATGGTCATCTTCCGCAAAGCCGAGCCCGCCTTCCTCCGCGAGGCCAGCCTCCAGACGCTCACCCGGCAGATCCGCTCGGTCGTGCAGGAGGCCGTCGGGAACGTGCCCGGCACGGACGAGCCGTACTTCGACGACGTGATCCTCGGCAAGTGCACCGAGTTCGCGGAGTTCTGA
- a CDS encoding methyltransferase domain-containing protein: MPIDLRTRRVEPERMDDPRLPAAEHDLALAGLRRIHAFTGTHGRVWSVVRRWMLGREDPGSAFRLIDVACGGGTLLAGLLRRARRAGLLLHADGADLSAHAHGVAAAACEGVGRPPVFHRFDATAEDPPGGYDGVVSSLFLHHLDDAAAVATLRRLATAAPRGLVHDLSRSRAAHALAAAGCRLLSRSPVVHADGPQSVAAGFTPGELAGLAERAGLPDVRVTRQPFGRLHLRWGRP, encoded by the coding sequence GTGCCGATCGACCTGCGAACCCGCCGCGTGGAGCCCGAGCGGATGGACGACCCGCGGCTGCCCGCCGCCGAGCACGACCTCGCGCTCGCCGGCCTGCGCCGCATCCACGCCTTCACCGGCACCCACGGCCGCGTCTGGTCGGTGGTGCGGCGGTGGATGCTCGGCCGGGAAGACCCCGGCTCGGCCTTCCGCTTGATCGACGTCGCCTGCGGAGGCGGGACGCTGCTGGCGGGGTTGCTGCGCCGGGCCCGCCGGGCGGGGCTGCTGCTGCACGCCGACGGCGCCGACCTCTCCGCGCACGCGCACGGCGTCGCGGCGGCGGCGTGCGAGGGGGTCGGCCGGCCGCCGGTGTTCCACCGATTCGACGCCACCGCCGAGGACCCGCCCGGCGGCTACGACGGCGTGGTGAGCTCGCTGTTCCTGCACCACCTCGACGACGCCGCCGCGGTGGCGACGCTCCGCCGCCTCGCGACCGCGGCGCCGCGTGGGCTGGTGCACGACCTCTCCCGCTCCCGGGCCGCCCACGCCCTCGCCGCCGCCGGCTGCCGCCTGCTCAGCCGCAGCCCCGTGGTGCACGCCGACGGGCCGCAGAGCGTCGCGGCGGGCTTCACACCCGGCGAGCTCGCGGGGCTCGCGGAGCGGGCGGGCCTGCCGGACGTGCGCGTGACCCGGCAGCCTTTCGGCCGCCTCCACCTCCGCTGGGGGCGGCCTTGA
- a CDS encoding NAD(P)/FAD-dependent oxidoreductase, translating into MSGGFDAGVVGAGVAGSALAAALARRGHAVVLLDRQRFPRAKPCGGCLHRGGLDTLDRLGLAGCVPADAPAVDAAVVWSGGRATRVPSRHGRVVDRASFDAALRAGAEAAGVASVEGVTARVRPGTAGGWRIDGGRAGAWSVRVVAAADGLGGSCLRGLEGFGVRRAPASRIGLGAIAHPGADDALPPGTVAMLTSARGYLGLTRLGPGADAPVDLAAAVDPALVRSLGGPSPAAAALALEAGAPAAFAAWARRAVGWRATPPLTCAATRLAAPGLRVVGDAGGYLEPFTGEGMAWALDDAEAAAASMDACLRRGGERAADAAAWEAARRRRIAGRQRRCRAAAAVLRRPALTRPALAGAALAFPLLHRLRAAS; encoded by the coding sequence ATGAGCGGCGGCTTCGACGCCGGCGTCGTCGGTGCGGGCGTGGCCGGCTCGGCCCTCGCCGCGGCGCTCGCCCGCCGCGGGCACGCCGTGGTGCTCCTCGATCGGCAGCGCTTCCCGCGGGCGAAGCCGTGCGGCGGCTGCCTGCACCGCGGGGGGCTCGACACGCTCGACCGGCTCGGGCTGGCGGGTTGCGTGCCGGCCGACGCGCCCGCGGTGGATGCCGCGGTGGTCTGGTCCGGCGGACGGGCGACGCGGGTGCCCAGCCGGCACGGCCGCGTGGTCGATCGTGCCTCCTTCGACGCTGCGCTGCGGGCCGGAGCCGAAGCCGCCGGCGTCGCCTCCGTCGAGGGCGTGACGGCCCGGGTGCGGCCGGGAACCGCCGGCGGCTGGCGCATCGACGGCGGGCGGGCGGGCGCCTGGAGCGTGCGGGTGGTCGCCGCGGCCGACGGCCTCGGCGGCTCGTGCCTCCGCGGGCTCGAGGGGTTCGGCGTCCGTCGCGCGCCCGCCTCCCGGATCGGCCTCGGCGCGATCGCGCACCCCGGCGCCGACGACGCCCTGCCGCCCGGGACCGTCGCGATGCTCACTTCCGCCCGCGGCTACCTGGGCCTCACGCGGCTGGGCCCGGGCGCGGACGCGCCGGTCGACCTCGCCGCCGCGGTCGATCCCGCGCTCGTGCGCTCGCTCGGCGGCCCAAGCCCGGCCGCCGCCGCGCTCGCCCTGGAGGCGGGCGCCCCCGCCGCTTTCGCGGCCTGGGCCCGCCGGGCGGTCGGCTGGCGGGCGACGCCCCCGCTCACCTGCGCCGCCACGCGGCTCGCCGCGCCGGGCCTCCGCGTCGTCGGCGACGCCGGCGGCTACCTCGAGCCCTTCACCGGCGAGGGGATGGCCTGGGCGCTGGACGACGCCGAAGCCGCCGCCGCCTCAATGGACGCCTGCCTCCGCCGCGGCGGCGAGCGTGCGGCCGACGCCGCCGCCTGGGAGGCCGCCCGCCGCCGCCGGATCGCCGGCCGGCAGCGGCGCTGCCGCGCCGCGGCCGCCGTGCTGCGCCGGCCGGCGCTCACCCGCCCCGCGCTCGCAGGCGCCGCCCTGGCCTTCCCGCTGCTCCACCGCCTGCGGGCCGCCTCGTGA
- a CDS encoding type III polyketide synthase: MSGRPRIAGLGTALPGNSVPQAALAEAAASCCSPRVARLLPRLYARSGVERRGCAVFPAPGVPADRDAPEAYVAAIRGVFAAPSPRRPLGPGVAERMRMYRDAALPLAAEAARDALADAGAEPAAIDHLVTVSCTGFAAPGVDLALLGTLGLPPATSRTHVGFMGCHGAMNGLRVAGALAAAEPGCRVLLVCVEVCTAHFRYGDAGLTANALFADGAAAAVVTADAGRGRSLTGRASLVLPGSADAMTWAIGAHGFEMSLSPAVPALIAERLPGVIGPWLARHGLTPAGVAGWAIHPGGPRVIDAVGEALGLGPAALAPSHALLREHGNMSSPTVLFLVDRLRRSPGPLVALAFGPGLTAEAALLG; the protein is encoded by the coding sequence GTGAGCGGGCGCCCACGCATCGCCGGCCTCGGCACCGCCCTGCCCGGCAACTCCGTGCCGCAGGCGGCGCTCGCCGAGGCCGCGGCGTCGTGCTGCTCGCCGCGGGTCGCCCGGCTGCTTCCCCGCCTGTATGCCCGCTCCGGCGTCGAGCGCCGCGGCTGCGCCGTCTTCCCCGCCCCCGGCGTTCCCGCGGACCGCGATGCCCCGGAGGCTTACGTCGCCGCGATCCGCGGCGTCTTCGCGGCCCCCTCGCCCCGGCGGCCGCTGGGCCCCGGCGTCGCCGAACGCATGCGGATGTACCGCGACGCCGCGCTCCCGCTCGCCGCCGAGGCCGCCCGCGACGCCCTCGCCGACGCGGGAGCCGAGCCGGCCGCCATCGACCACCTCGTCACCGTCAGCTGCACCGGCTTCGCCGCCCCCGGCGTGGACCTCGCCCTCCTGGGAACCCTCGGCCTGCCGCCCGCGACCAGCCGGACCCACGTCGGCTTCATGGGCTGCCACGGCGCCATGAACGGGCTGCGCGTCGCCGGCGCCCTCGCCGCCGCCGAGCCCGGCTGCCGGGTCCTGCTCGTCTGCGTGGAGGTCTGCACCGCCCACTTCCGCTACGGCGACGCCGGCCTCACCGCGAACGCGCTCTTCGCCGACGGCGCCGCGGCCGCGGTCGTCACCGCCGACGCCGGCCGCGGGCGGTCGCTCACCGGCCGGGCCAGCCTCGTCCTGCCCGGCTCCGCCGACGCCATGACCTGGGCCATCGGGGCCCACGGCTTCGAGATGAGCCTCTCCCCCGCCGTGCCCGCGCTCATCGCGGAGCGCCTCCCCGGCGTCATCGGCCCGTGGCTCGCCCGCCACGGCCTCACCCCCGCCGGCGTCGCCGGCTGGGCGATCCACCCCGGCGGCCCGCGGGTGATCGACGCGGTCGGCGAAGCCCTGGGCCTGGGCCCGGCCGCGCTCGCGCCCTCGCACGCGCTGCTCCGCGAGCACGGCAACATGAGCAGCCCCACGGTGCTCTTCCTCGTGGACCGGCTCCGGCGGTCACCCGGCCCCCTGGTCGCCCTGGCGTTCGGCCCCGGGCTGACCGCCGAAGCCGCGCTGCTGGGCTGA
- a CDS encoding ABC transporter ATP-binding protein produces the protein MQDAPPLLEVRDLTVRFGDVVAADGVSMEVHAGETLAVVGESGSGKSVTAMSVLGLIPEPPGETTSGEIWWRGGADGDAIDLLAQPEKRMRRVRGAQIAMIFQEPMTSLNPVYTIGDQITEAVLLHRDVSPGEAEGVARDALQAVGVADPAARLHEYPHQASGGMRQRYMIAMALACRPRLLLADEPTTALDVTIQAQILGLLRTLQAERGMAVMLITHDLGVVAENADRVVVMQGGRVLEVAGVDELFADPRHPYTRGLLAAMPRLGHTPERLPTVPAGAALDRREGACLQEVEAGHFVRS, from the coding sequence ATGCAGGATGCCCCTCCGCTGCTGGAAGTCCGCGATCTGACGGTCCGCTTCGGCGACGTGGTCGCGGCGGATGGGGTGTCGATGGAGGTTCACGCCGGCGAGACGCTGGCGGTGGTCGGAGAGTCGGGCTCGGGGAAGAGCGTGACGGCGATGAGCGTGCTGGGGCTGATCCCCGAGCCGCCGGGGGAGACCACAAGCGGCGAGATCTGGTGGCGGGGCGGGGCCGACGGCGACGCGATCGACCTCCTGGCGCAGCCCGAGAAACGCATGCGGCGGGTGCGCGGAGCCCAGATCGCGATGATCTTCCAGGAGCCGATGACGTCGCTGAATCCGGTCTACACGATCGGCGATCAGATCACCGAGGCGGTGCTGCTGCACCGGGACGTCTCACCGGGTGAGGCGGAGGGCGTGGCGCGGGACGCGCTCCAGGCCGTGGGCGTGGCCGACCCCGCGGCCCGGCTGCACGAGTACCCGCACCAGGCCTCGGGCGGGATGCGGCAGCGTTACATGATCGCGATGGCGCTGGCGTGCCGGCCGCGGCTGCTGCTGGCCGACGAGCCGACGACGGCGCTGGACGTGACGATCCAGGCGCAGATCCTCGGGCTGCTCCGCACGCTGCAGGCGGAGCGCGGGATGGCGGTGATGCTCATCACCCACGACCTGGGCGTGGTCGCCGAGAACGCGGACCGCGTGGTGGTGATGCAGGGCGGCCGGGTGCTGGAGGTGGCCGGCGTGGACGAGCTGTTCGCGGATCCGCGTCACCCGTACACGCGGGGGCTGCTCGCGGCGATGCCGCGGCTGGGGCACACGCCCGAGCGGCTGCCGACCGTGCCCGCGGGGGCGGCGCTGGACCGGCGTGAAGGGGCGTGCCTCCAGGAGGTGGAGGCGGGGCACTTCGTGCGCAGCTGA
- a CDS encoding aminopeptidase, with protein sequence MTDPRITQLAHTLLHHSTKLQPGEHLLIEAFDLPEAMVVALIEGAKRLGAHPHVALRSGEVQRALLDGADAEQLDTWAANDLDRMKRMDAYIGMRGAHNSAELAGLSESDAQKHARLYQTPVHGEQRVKHTRWCVLRWPTPSMAQAAGRSTRDFEDFYFSVCNADYPAMAEAVKPLERRMAAAEHVRIVGPGDTDLSFSIAGVPAVACTGGHNVPDGECFSAPVAGSANGVIAFNTPTRYLGKPLDRVRLELADGVVTRATAAAGQEALDAILATDEGARSFGEFAVGFHPVITEPMGDILFDEKIGGSVHLALGRAYEAANNGNRSDIHWDLVLIQDERRGGGELHLDGELVRKDGLFVVEDLLGLNPGELGKR encoded by the coding sequence ATGACCGATCCCCGCATCACGCAGCTCGCGCACACGCTCCTCCACCACTCCACCAAGCTCCAGCCCGGCGAGCACCTGCTCATCGAGGCGTTCGACCTGCCCGAGGCGATGGTGGTGGCGTTGATCGAGGGGGCCAAGCGCCTCGGCGCGCACCCGCACGTCGCGCTGCGGAGCGGTGAGGTTCAGCGGGCGCTGCTCGATGGAGCCGACGCCGAGCAGCTCGACACCTGGGCGGCGAACGACCTGGACCGCATGAAGCGCATGGACGCCTACATCGGGATGCGGGGCGCCCACAACTCCGCCGAGCTGGCCGGCCTCTCGGAGTCGGACGCGCAGAAGCACGCCCGGCTGTACCAGACGCCCGTCCACGGCGAGCAGCGCGTGAAGCACACGCGGTGGTGCGTGCTTCGCTGGCCGACGCCTTCCATGGCGCAGGCGGCGGGCCGGAGCACCCGCGACTTCGAGGACTTCTACTTCTCGGTCTGCAACGCCGATTACCCGGCGATGGCCGAGGCGGTCAAGCCGCTGGAGCGGCGGATGGCCGCGGCCGAGCACGTGCGGATCGTCGGCCCCGGCGACACCGACCTCTCCTTCTCGATCGCCGGCGTTCCCGCCGTCGCCTGCACCGGCGGGCACAACGTGCCCGACGGCGAGTGCTTCTCCGCACCGGTCGCGGGCTCCGCCAACGGGGTCATCGCCTTCAACACGCCCACCCGCTACCTCGGCAAGCCCCTCGACCGCGTGCGGCTGGAGCTGGCCGACGGCGTGGTCACCCGTGCCACCGCCGCCGCGGGCCAGGAGGCCCTCGATGCCATCCTCGCCACGGACGAGGGGGCGAGATCCTTCGGCGAGTTCGCCGTCGGTTTCCACCCGGTGATCACCGAGCCCATGGGCGACATCCTGTTCGACGAGAAGATCGGCGGCAGCGTCCACCTCGCCCTCGGCCGCGCTTACGAGGCCGCCAACAACGGCAACCGCAGCGACATCCACTGGGACCTGGTGCTGATCCAGGACGAGCGCCGCGGCGGCGGGGAGCTGCACCTCGACGGCGAGCTCGTGCGGAAGGACGGGCTGTTCGTGGTGGAGGACCTCCTTGGGTTGAACCCGGGGGAGCTGGGGAAGCGCTGA